Genomic segment of Dactylococcopsis salina PCC 8305:
CGGGTTTAGTTATTGTTATTTTAATTGATGCTGCTTTTAAGTTTAGTCAAAAATCAAACTTTGATTCCTTGCTTAAAAAATTAATTCCTCTGGTCACTATCTTAGTGTTAGGAATCCCTTTATTGGGTTATCCCTTATTACAAGATGGGTTTCCCACCACTGGTTATAAAAAGGGAAATGCACCGGCGCTTTATGAATTTCTTAAACAACAACAGCACGATATTGTTGTCGCATCCTTGAGTTTAGAAGGGGATTATATTCCTACTTTTGCCCAACGTTCGATCTTAGTTAGCCCTGAATACGCGATTCCTTATCATTGGGGGTACTATCAACAGTTTCGTCAGCGCACTTTAGATTTAATTACAGCGCAATATAGTTCCGATTTTGATGTGGTTTCTCAATTCATTGATCAATATCAGATTAAGTTTTGGTTATTGGATCGATCGAGCTTTACTCCTGAGTATTTAAGTAATAATAACTGGTTACAACAGTACCAACCAGCGACAAAAAATGCACAGCTAAAGTTAGAACAGGGAATAGTTCCTTTGTTAGAAACAAGGAGAGAGAATTGCGCTGTTTTTGAAAATGACAAGTTAGTGTTATTATCTAGTTCTTGTATTATCTCCGCCAATTAGTGCGTAGGTTGGGTGAAGCGAAGCGAAACCCAACACCAATTCTAAGCAATTACCTGAACCTAAATATAACCCCCATTTGGGGTGAAATAGAAGGAGAAGATAGTAATGAACTAAGAATCGACTTACTGATCTATTCAAGTTTCTTGAAGACGCTACATTAGAAGAGACCTTATAATTATAAATTCCGAGTCAAGATATTTATCAATCTATTCTATGTTTGACGCACTATCAGAAAGTCTAGAATCCGCATGGAAAAAACTTCGTGGTCAAGATAAAATCACCAGTAGTAACATCAAACCCGCCCTACAAGAAATTCGGCGTTCTCTCCTCTCCGCAGACGTAAACCTACAAGTGGTTAAAACCTTTATTGCGGATGTGGAAAAAGCCGCTCAAGGTGCGGATGTGATCTCAGGAGTCCGTCCCGACCAACAATTCATCAAAATTGTCAACGATGAACTGGTGAAGGTGATGGGAGAAAGTAATGTTCCCCTCGCCCAAGCAGAAACGCCACCAACAATTATTCTGATGGCGGGATTACAAGGAACAGGAAAAACTACCGCCACAGCCAAACTTGCGTTACATCTGCGAAAACAAAATCGTAGTGCTTTGATGGTGGGAACAGACGTTTATCGTCCTGCTGCTATTGACCAGTTAAAAACATTAGGAGAACAAATTGATGTTCCCGTGTTTGAAATGGGGACAGAAGCTAACCCCGTTGAGGTGGCAAAACAAGGGGTAGAAAAAGCGAAAACTGATGGAATAGACACGGTTATCATCGACACCGCCGGGCGCTTACAAATTGACCAAAATATGATGGGAGAATTAATTGCTGTGAAAAAGGCAATTTCTCCCCATGAGGTTTTATTGGTTGTGGATGCGATGACGGGACAGGAGGCCGCCAGCTTGACAGATACTTTCCATCAACAAGTGGGGGTTACGGGTGCGATTTTAACGAAACTTGATGGCGACACTCGCGGTGGGGCCGCGTTATCAGTGCGTCAAGTGTCTGGACAACCGATTAAATTCATTGGTGTTGGGGAAAAAGTCGAAGCGCTACAGCCGTTTTATCCCGAACGCATGGCATCTCGTATCTTGGGGATGGGAGATGTGGTTTCTCTGGTGGAAAAAGCCCAAGAGGAAATTGACATGGCGGATGCGGAAGCCATGCAGGCGAAAATGTTGGAAGCGCGATTTGATTTTAATGACTTCTTAAAACAGATGCGCTTACTCAAAAATATGGGATCATTTGGCAGCATAATGAAAATGATTCCAGGGATGAATAAACTCAGTGGGTCAGATATTGAGAAGGGAGAAACTCAACTGAAACGCACGGAAGCGATGATCAATTCGATGACGAAACAAGAAAGAGAAGAACCGGAATTGTTAGCTAAATCTCCAGGTCGTCGTCGTCGGGTCGGAAAAGGGTCAGGACATCAAGAAAAAGATGTTTCTAAATTGGTGGAAGACTTTAGAAAAATGCGTTCCATGATGCAACAAATGGGACAAGGAGAGATGGGAATGCCTGGAATGGGTGGACTCGGTGGAATGTTCGGTGGTGGCGGTGGCAACCCGATGGGAGGTCAACCGCAGCCTGGTTTTCGTCAAGCGGCGGGTAGTGGGAAGAAAAAGAAGAAGAAGAAGAAAAAGAAAGGTTTTGGCGATCTTTAATTCTGAAAAAAAGGAGAATGATTTTTCAATGCGTCAATCAACAGAAATTGTCTTTCTTGTGGAAGATGATCCCGATGGGGGTTATACTGCGAGTGCTTTAAATCAGTCGATTTTTACTGAGGCGGATGATTTGCAAAGTTTAAAAGTAATGATTAAAGATGCAGTTAGCTGTCATTTTGAAGAATCAGAAACTCGTCCTAAACTTATTCGTTTACATATTGTTCGGGATGAGGTTTTTGCGTTGTGAAACTTCCCAGAAACTTGTCTAGTTATGATTTAATTAGAAGTTTATCTCGTTTGGGATATCAGGTAACTCGCCAAACGGGTAGTCATATTCGTTTAAAGACTGAAGAAAATGGCGAGCATCATTTGACGATTCCGGCTCATAATCCGATTAAAATAGGAACACTGAATAATATATTAAAGAGTGTAGCTGAACATTTTGATATCAGTCGAGATGAGTTGTTAAGGAAGTTATTTTAGTTAATTGTTATGCACAACCCTAATGAAATTCGATTTTTGGTACTTGGTTTAATTAAAGATAATCAGAATCGTGTGTTTCTCTCGGAAGGATATGATACGACAAAGCAGGAGTATTTTTACCGCGCTTTAGGAGGAGGCGTTGAGTTTGGAGAAATGAGTTTAGATGCCCTCAAACGGGAGTTTAAAGAGGAGTTAGATGCTGAGATTACTAACATTAAATATGTCAGTTGTTTAGAGAGTATTTTCTCTTTTAATGGTCAGCCTGGACATGAGGTAATTCAACTCTATGAATGTGATTTTGTTGACCCCAAGTTTTATGAACTAGAAGCAGTGACGTTTAATGAGGGAAAAAGAAAAAAAGTTGCCCGTTGGGTTGATTTAGACAAGTGTTCCTCTGGAGAGTTAAAGGTTGTTCCAGAATTATTTAGAGAGTATCTTTAGAAAGATAATTCTTAATTGTGTAGGGGAGCCATTTCCCCTAAAATTTATTTAAGATGATAATGCCACTGATAATTAAGCTCAGTGCTAAAAGTTGATTGATTCCGAAGGGTTCATTCCAGATTAAATGGGCTAAGTATGCAACGACAACATAACTGATGGAAACACTGGGAAAAGCAACGGAAAGAGGAATTTTTTTGAGTGCAAAAATGTAAAATAGCGCCGAGAGAAAGTAGAGAAATAATCCTCCGATGAGTTTTGGATCAAGGAAAAATAAGATTCCAGTGTTGCTTTTTAACGCACCAGATTTTAAAAGCAGTTGACCAAAAATCCCTCCCGTGATCGAGATTCCTAAAGCTAGATAGTGATAGAACATTTCTCCTTTAATTAAATTTTATTGATGTTGATTTCGCTATTTTTCAGTTCAACCATATTTGAGATATACTATTTTTGAAAAGTCAAGTTACAGTAATAAAATCTGAATTGACGGTAGGGTTTGCCTTGCAAACCCTACAAAATGTAACATCTACTTTTTAAATTGGTATTATTATTGATCGATGCCAATTTTTTGGCTGATAATAAATAAAGGGCGGGCTTTTACTTCATCAAAAATTCGTCCAATATATTCTCCTAGTATTCCGATCGAAATTAGTTGAACTCCTCCTAAAAATAAAATGGCGATAATAATGGAGGTATAACCTGGTAATTGTTCTCTCACAGTGGGATCAAGTATCCAAGCAAATAAGTAATAAATTGCTACTAAAAAAGACAGAAGAGAAACGATGATTCCAAGAGAGGTAAAAACTTGGAGGGGACGATATGAAAAGTTGATTAAACCATCAAAAGCTAAACGAATTAGTTTCCTAAAGGTATATTTAGCTTCGCCAGCTAAACGAGCATTTCTTTCATAAGGAATCCCAATTTGTTTGTAACCGATCCAAGCTCTTAATCCTCGTACAAAACGATTTCTTTCTGGTAAGGAATTAAGATGATCAACAATGGTTCGATCGAGCAAACAAAAATCGCCAGAATCTAGAGGAATTTTAACAGAAGACATCCAATTAAGCAAGCGATAAAAACTGTAGTAAGCTAGTTTTTTGTACCAGGCTTCTTTTCTTTTTTTACGAATTGCGTACACGACTTGATAACCTTGTTGCCATTGTTCTAAAAAATTGATAATTTGTTCAGGAGGGTCTTGCAAATCCCCATCCATCACCACTATAATTTCCCCTGTGCTGTATTTTAAACCAGCACTAACGGCGGTTTGATGTCCAAAATTACGAGAAAAAGAAATTGCTTTTACCCGATCGTCTTTTTGATTTAATTTCTGGATAATTTCTAAACTGTAATCGCTGCTTCCATCATCAATAAAAATGACCTCATAATCTTGATTCCAGCCCGCAGAAGCCACTTTAATTCGTTCATAGAGAATCTCTAAAATTCCTTGTTCGTTATAAATGGGAATGACCAAACTAATCATAATCAATTCAATCCTAAAATAATGAGATTATTAGCTCGTAAAATTGACTATAAATTCCTACAAGCGGTTTTAATTACAACTCTCTTTATAGCATTGGGATTTATCTTAGAAGAAAACATGGGGCGAGTCAATGAAGTTGATATCCTCACTTTTTCTCGACAACAGATTAATCCTCAATGGTTACAAGAGGACTGGTATTATAATCTTCCTGCGGGGTATCGCACTCCTTTTGTCCTTATTTTTGGTTCATTAGCAACTCAATTTGGCTTATTATTTACGTCAATTGTTGGTCGTTTTTTCGGTTATTTTCTCTTAGCGATCGGTTTAACTTTTTTAGCAAAACAAATTCAATCAACTTTGCTGACTCTTCTCCTAGGAATGACACTTTTCTTATATGTAAAAAATGACCAGGGATTGGTAGCAGGTGAATGGTTAACTCGTGGAATTGAACCGAAAGTAATTGCTTATAGTTTTCTATTCATTGGTTTCGGGTTTCTCTTAAAACGTTTTTATATCTGGATGGCTTTATTTCTCGGTTTAGCTACCACTTTTCATATTTTAGTGGGAGGATGGTCAGTTTTAGCAGTCATCGTTTTTTTATTATTGCGCGATCGAAGTTCATTCGCAGAATTTCCTAATAATGTCTGCATGGGATTAGCTTATTTCTTGGCAACGTTACCCGCGATTCCTCATATTATTAAACAACTGACTTTAGATGTTCCTAATACCATTGATGTTTCTCCCTCATTCATTTATGTCTATTTGCGAAACCCTCATCATCTTAATCCTTTATCTTGGTCTAATGATTGGTGGTGGGAACTCTTAATTTATCTGCCGATATTTTCTCTGGTTTTAGTTTTTATGTCTCGCCAAAGAAAAAGGCTTTCTTCTCAACATTTTGACTTAGCTATTTTAGCAGGAACATTAATGATTCCTTTTTGGCTTGGATTGATCGTTTCTCCTTTTGATCAAGAAGGAAAATTTTTACAATATTATCCTTTTCGAGTGGGAGATGTTCTGTTTCCTTTAATCACTTCTTTTTTGTTAATTTCAGCGTTAGAAAAAGGCAGTAAAGGAATCGCCAAAAAAATTTTTATTTTTCTCGGTATTGCTGTTTTAACTGTTACTTGTGTCATTCAAGGTCAAGATTTTTACGAAACTTTTATCGAGCTAAAAAACTTCCCCAGTAATCCACAATCAGTTAATCAAGAATGGAAGGAAATGTGTTATTGGATTAAAGAAAACACGCCTAAAGATAGTGTTTTCATCTCTCATCCTGTTGATGGAGTTAGTTTTAGTTGGTTAAGTGAACGGGGGACGATCGCGAAATATAAATTGATGCCTCCGAGTAGTCTTCCTGTTTTAGAATGGTATCAACGTTTAAATGATTTAAGTGGAGATATTAATCCTTGGCAAACTCAAGGTAAAAGAAATCTCAATAAAGATGATTTTGCAACCGCAATGAGTGAAGGTTATCAGGGCTTAACCACAAAACAAGTTGATACTTTAATGGTCAAATACAAAGCCAATTATGCGGTAACAAATGCTCAACATAAACTGAATTTCCCCATTATTCACAAAAACTCCCGTTATCTTCTTTACCAGAAAAAATAATTCTCTGTCATCTACAAAACGGATACCATATCATCCCGATGAATCACAGTTTCGGCGCTGGTATAACCTAAAATTAAAGGGATTTTTTCGGATTTATGTCCCTGAATTTGTCTAATTTCTGCGCTGCTATAATTGGTTAATCCTCGGGCAATTTCTTTCCCTTCACTGTCACATAAGGTGACGGCTTCTCCTGCTTGGAAGTCTCCCTCAACATGAGTGATTCCAGCAGGTAATAAAGATTTACCTCGATCGCGTATCGCTTTGACAGCACCGTGATCGAGATATAATTCACCAACTGGGACTAAACTATAAGCAATCCAACGTTTACGGGCATTTTCTCCGCGCGGTTGGGCTTCAAATTGAGTTCCGATCGAGGCGCCTGATAAAATTTGATGAATCTCTTGTGGTCTTCGTCCATGGGTGATCACCGTTTTCACTCCCGCACCTGTAGCGATTCGCGCGGCTTCCAATTTCGTCACCATGCCACCAGTTCCCCATTGTGACCCACTTTTCCCAGCATTGGCTTGTAATTCTTCTAACTCTTTTCGGGTGACGACTTTCTTGATCGGTTCTGCTTCGGGGTCATTTCTGGGATCAGCAGAATAGAGTCGATCGACATCTGTCAGGAGAAACAAGTAATCTGCTTCCACTAAACTCGCCACTAATGCTGACATGGTGTCATTGTCGCCAAAGTTTAACTCCTCCACCGCGACTGTATCGTTTTCATTGACGATGGGAATCACTTCTAAATCTAACAGAGACTGAAAGGTGTTGTAGATATTAACATAAGAATTGCGCTGGATTAATTCTTGACGAGTGAGTAACACTTGCGCGATCGGTTGTCGTAGCGTGGAAAACAGATCATCATAAATTCTGATCAGTCTCCCTTGTCCCACTGCTGCCACTGCTTGATTTAGCGCGATCGTGCGGGGACGTTCTTTTAAGTGTAACCGTTCGCACCCCACTCCTGTTGCACCAGAGGAAACTAAAATCACCCTCATCCCGTTCGATCGAAGTTCGGTGAGGGTTTCTGCTAAGGTGGCAATGGTTGCGATCGCCAGTGATCCTGTTTCTGGCTGGGTGACGCTAGACGTGCCGATTTTAACAACTATGGTTTGAGACATAAATAATAATAGAGAAATATCTATAAACAACGAGGGCAATCACCCAAAACTGATTGGATAACCGCCCCCATTGTCTCTAATTTTCGTATATTTAGGGTCTTTATCTGGGCTGACCCCATTTGTATCGTTTTTTATATTTGCATATCCGTTTTTAACGTCATTATTCCTTTATATTTTTTTATATTTTCCCCGATTAGGACTTGTTAGGTTGGGATCGCGCTGTGTTCTGGTATTTCAGACTAACTCCCAACCATTGAGAAATCTGAACTTCGAGACGGCGGATCGGATAGCTTCGATCGAGCGTTGCGGGATCAACCATCGGTTCAACTAGGATCGTAAACATTTTTAATCGGTTTCCCGCTAAAACATCAGTAAACACGCGATCGCCCACCATCGCAATTGCACTCACGGGTAATTCCATTCCAGTCGCCGCCTCCCGTAAACATTTCCGAGACGGCTTTCTTGCCCCTAAAATGTAGGGAAGATTTAACGATTCTGCAATCCCACCAATGCGACTTTCACTGAGATTATTACTCACCAACCAAATTTTAGCCACTTGGCGAGTCTCATCAATCCAAGTCATTAACTCCTCAGAGGCTTGACGAGACTTTAAGGGAACTAACGTTTCATCCACATCTAGAATCAAACCCTTTAATTGATGTTGTTTTAAGATATCAGCACTCAGGTAAATCACAGGTTTTCCTAGTACCAAACTCGGCTGTAATAAATCAGTAAACATTGGTTATTGGTTATTGGTTATTGGTTATTGGTTATTGGTTATTCGTTATTTGTTACTGGTTATTTGTTACTGGTTATTCGTTATTCGTTATTTGTGTAAGGATTTCCTCTAGAACGTCTCTACATTAGGGTCTGCTGAATAAAGCTGAAAGGTTTACTAAATAAGGATTTGAGGCGATTCAGTTCAGGTAAAAATGCAAGTTCATTGATTGTTCAATCCTCACGCACCTTGCATCAAAACCTTAAACTCCTACCGACAAATCAACCCTCTTGCCTTTTGCCTTTTGCCTCTTGCCTTTTGCCTTTTGCCTCTTGCCTCTTGCCTTACTCAACCCACCAATGGACTTTTTCAGCAACCCCTACATTATTCATCAATTTGTGTCATCAATTGTTCAAGAGTCATCGCTGGTTCTAAACAAGTTAACCCCTTACAAACTAATCCTACCGCCTGCTTTGGTAAAGCCGTTTCCACTTGATAAACACAAGTGGGAAGATATTGAGGAATTAAGGTTTGTAACTGTTCTAACGTTGAACGCACCAAAGTTCCGTGCAAATACCAATCTAACCCCGAAAATAATCCTGGGCAGGCTTGGGGAGACTGTTCCATGATACTACTAAAAGCCTGTAATGTTTTTTCTGCACTCGCCACATAATCGGTTTTTTCCGTTAACTCAAACAGACGCACCAAGTTCGCAACGGCTACCCCATTCGCTGCTGGCGTGGCATTATCAATATAAGTTCGTTCTCGTATAATTAAATCGCTACTATTGTCCTTTGCGGTGTTGAAATAGCCTCCCGTTTCTGAACTCCACAAATACTCATCAAACGTTGCTTGGAGTTGGGTGGCTTGATCTAACCATTGCGTTTGTTCAGGATGACAGCAATATAAATCAAGTAATGCTTTAATGAATAAGGCGTAATCTTCTGATTGAGCAGAAACGGTCGCTTTTCCATCATAGTTGAGACGATAAAAACGCCCTGCTACCCATTGATTTTCCCCAATAAAGTTCGCCGCCTTAACCGCACATTCCCAGTAAGTTTTCTCCCCAAATACAGCATAAGCTCTCGCTAATCCCGAAATCATTAAACTATTCCAAGCCGTAATCATTTTGGTGTCAGTCACGGGAGGAATGCGACCTTCCCAAGCCGTTTGTTTCGCTTCGGTGTTATTCGTTGCTGGGGGAAAAGGGGTCACGGGTGAGGAAAGATTACCATAACGGGCGTTAAAGAGCTTTTTAAGCGCGGTTTCACTGGGACTGGATAGTTCACCTCCTGTTTGCCGTTGGAGGACGTTATTGCCCTCAAAATTGCCTTCAGAGGTGACGGTAAACTCTGATTGCAGTGCGTTTAATTCTTCAGGGGTGAGGAGGCTTTCTAATTCTTGGTAAGACCACACATAAAATGCGCCTTCTTCTGGTTCGGCTTCTTCAGAAGTGGTAAAGCTATCTGCATCTTGGGAGGCGTAAAAATAACCTTCAGGGGCGGTCATTTCTCGTTGTAACCATTGTACGGCGTGCGCGATCGCGCTGGCAAAGGCGGGTTCTTTGACTCCACTACTCCACAAATTAGCGAGATATTCCATAATCTGCCCGTTATCGTAGAGCATTTTCTCAAAATGGGGAACTGTCCAAGTGCCATCAACGGTGTAGCGATGAAATCCGCCGCCAACATGATCATAGATTCCCCCTAATGTTAAATCCATTCCCCGTTGGGTGGTAATCGCTTCGGCATCATAACGCGATTCATCGGAAAATTGTGTTTTTCGTCGGGCGAGTTGCGCGTGAGGAATCATGGGAAAACTAGGCGGTGTCCCACGACTGCTGGTAATTCCGACGGCGGTTTCAAGACCTTTGATCAGTAGTTCGCGGTTGAGAGGGGTTTCTGAGGAGGGAAGGGTTGCGGAACGTTGGAGTAAGGTCATCACTTCTCCCTTAAAGGAATTGAGTTTTTCCTTTTCTTGGTCGTAAAATCGACGGATTGCTTGTAGAATTTGCAAGAAGCCAGGACGACCATAACGGGGTTCAAGGGGAAAATAAGTGCCACCATAAAAGGGAACTCGATCGTGTGGGGTAAGAAAGATGTTTAGGGGCCAACCGCCTTGTCCCGTCATCATCTGTAACGCCTGCATATAAATGCTATCAAGATCGGGGCGCTCTTCTCGATCGACCTTAATCGGGATAAAATTCTCATTGAGGTATTGCGCGATCGTACTGTCGGAAAAGGCTTCTCCTTCCATTACCGTACACCAATGGCAACTGGAATAACCCACCGATAAGAAAATGGGTTTATCTTCATTTTTCGCTTTTTCTAACGCTTCCGAACACCAATACCACCAATCAATGGGGTTTTCCGCGTGTTTACGAAGATAAAGACTTTGGGTTTCGGCGAGACGGTTGGTCATTGTTTTTGCTCAGAGTGCATCATTTCTCAGTTTGACACAGCGATCGACCCCTTGATCATTCCCCCAAGACAAGGGAGATGGGGGAGACAAGGGAGATGGGGGAGACAAGGGAGATGGGGGAGATGGGGGAGACAAGGGAGATGGGGGAGATGGGGGATTAATCAAATTAATTCTCCTTCCCCAGACTTTCCCACGCTTGCGCCACAATAGCACTAAGCCACCGTCTTTGTTCCGGTTCTAACCAATGATCGTCGGCTAACACTTCTGCGGTTAGTTCATCTAGGGTTTGTCCTTGAGAACGGGCGATTTGAACCACTCCTGCGATCGCGGCGGCGATGAGTTCTTCATCAACAGGGTTCTCTTTCAGGGCTTCTATTTCTTCTGCTGTCGCTGGGATGGGATAATTCATAGCTGGTTTATAAGACAGTGTCTTTTCTTAAAAAATGATAAGTATGTAAACTTTTATTAAAGGATTTTAATTTTTAGTATCTGAAAGTTTAGCGTACTTTACCCCGATTTGACTCCGTAATTCTTACAAATTTATTCTGATCTAAAAGACAATCATGGAAGAAATCCTCTATATCGAAGTTCCTATCAGCGATACTGCTTCAGTTTGTCAGTGGTTACAACAAAATTGGCAAATTGACCCTAATCATAAAAAACTAACGACTCAAGGATTAAGATTACAGTTCCCGAACACACAGGGAGAACTATCAATTTTTTTGTGGTCAGTACAAAACACCACTTATCTAAAAGTCTTTCGGTGGGGGAAATTTCCAGTCCCTTTTGCTCGTCGTTTGGCGCAAAACCTGAAATCCTCGCTCCAACACCAATTTCCGCTCACCTATCCAGAACCGCCACAAATCGACCTTTCTCAAGAATCTATATTTTCCGCTTTACAAGAACATTACCCCAAGACGGTTCATTTTTTCCAAAAAATCCCCAATGGAGAAGCCGCGCTTACTCGTGTTTATTGGTGGGAACAACGCTGGCGAGAGGAAGCTCGTAATCCCCAACAACCGAAAACAGTGGTTAAACGCACTGAAGTTGAACCCGAATCATCTCCTGAATATGATTTAATTTATGTCGGTGGGGCGTTAGGGGTGATTCAGGCGGCGGTGATGGCGCGACGAGGCTATCGTGTATTATTGATGGAGCGTCTTCCCTTTGGACGGATGAATCGGGAGTGGAATATTTCGCGCCAAGAGTTTCAAGCCTTAATTGATTTAGGATTATTTACAGAAAGTGAGTTTGAAACCGTTATTGCGAGGGAATATAAAGACGGTTATAACAAGTTTTTTGATGGCAATAATCCCCCCGATCTCAAGGGTGATGTGTTACACACGCCAACAGTTTTGAATATTGCTCTCGATTCGGAAAAAGTTTTGGCGCTGTGTGGGGAAAAATTGCAAGGGTTCGGAGGAGAAATTTGGGACGAGACAGAGTTTAGAGAAGCAAATGTGAGTAAAACGGCGGTAACAGTCGATTGTCAGCATTTACCTAGTGACACCTCGAAAACAGCAACGGGACGATTGTTAATTGATGCCATGGGGTCCGCTTCTCCCATTGCTTGGCAACTGAACGCCGATCGCGCTTTTGATAGTGTTTGTCCAACGGTGGGAGCGACGATTAAAAGCGGTTTTCCCCCTGGGGTGTGGGATTCTGATTATGGAGATGTTTTAAACTCCCATGGTGATATTTCTCGCGGACGACAACTGATCTGGGAACTCTTTCCCGCCGCCGAAGAAGAGTTAACCTTTTATCTTTTCCATTACCATCAGGTACATCCTCAGAATCCAGGCTCTTTATTAGAAATGTATGAAGATTTCTTTACAATTCTGCCAGAATATCGTCGCTGCAATATGGAAGACTTGCAATGGAAGAAAGCGACATTTGGTTATATTCCTGGTCATTTTAGCGTGGGTAAGCGCGATCGGGCGGTTGCGTTCGATCGACTGCTGGCGTTAGGAGATGCCGCTTCTTTACAATCTCCCCTGGTGTTTACAGGGTTTGGTTCATTAATCCGCAACCTCGATCGACTGACAACCCTCTTAGACACTGCGCTTAAACATGATCTCCTCGAAGCCGAACACCTGAACCAAGTTCGCGCTTACCAAAGCAACGTCGCAGTCACCTGGCTATTTTCTAAAGGCATGATGGTCCCGACAGGGAAAACCCTTCCTCCGCAACGCATTAACTCCATGTTAAACACCTTTTTTGGCTTACTCGCCAACGAACCCCCAGAAGTAGCAGACACCTTCATCAAAGATCGTGCAGGATGGGGATTATTTAACCGTCTGGCGCTAAAAGCCGCTTGGATGAATCCAGCGTTGATTGCTTGGATATGGGAACAAGCAGGGGCAAAAGACTTCTTCCGTTGGGTAGGAAGTTATCTCAGCTTCACCTTCGACTCAATCATCAGTTTTCTGTTTCGAGGCTGGTTTCCGCAATGGCTAAAAAATAATCAATCTTGGCTAGAAAAGCGCTACCCTTCCCTTTGGTTAAAAGGATTGAGTTTTAGTTATGCTCTCAGCACGGGAATGGGAAACCCGAATCATTATAAACAGTGAGCTATGATAGTTTAATTTATGTCAGTG
This window contains:
- a CDS encoding YqeG family HAD IIIA-type phosphatase — its product is MFTDLLQPSLVLGKPVIYLSADILKQHQLKGLILDVDETLVPLKSRQASEELMTWIDETRQVAKIWLVSNNLSESRIGGIAESLNLPYILGARKPSRKCLREAATGMELPVSAIAMVGDRVFTDVLAGNRLKMFTILVEPMVDPATLDRSYPIRRLEVQISQWLGVSLKYQNTARSQPNKS
- a CDS encoding DUF6798 domain-containing protein, with the protein product MRLLARKIDYKFLQAVLITTLFIALGFILEENMGRVNEVDILTFSRQQINPQWLQEDWYYNLPAGYRTPFVLIFGSLATQFGLLFTSIVGRFFGYFLLAIGLTFLAKQIQSTLLTLLLGMTLFLYVKNDQGLVAGEWLTRGIEPKVIAYSFLFIGFGFLLKRFYIWMALFLGLATTFHILVGGWSVLAVIVFLLLRDRSSFAEFPNNVCMGLAYFLATLPAIPHIIKQLTLDVPNTIDVSPSFIYVYLRNPHHLNPLSWSNDWWWELLIYLPIFSLVLVFMSRQRKRLSSQHFDLAILAGTLMIPFWLGLIVSPFDQEGKFLQYYPFRVGDVLFPLITSFLLISALEKGSKGIAKKIFIFLGIAVLTVTCVIQGQDFYETFIELKNFPSNPQSVNQEWKEMCYWIKENTPKDSVFISHPVDGVSFSWLSERGTIAKYKLMPPSSLPVLEWYQRLNDLSGDINPWQTQGKRNLNKDDFATAMSEGYQGLTTKQVDTLMVKYKANYAVTNAQHKLNFPIIHKNSRYLLYQKK
- a CDS encoding NUDIX hydrolase — encoded protein: MHNPNEIRFLVLGLIKDNQNRVFLSEGYDTTKQEYFYRALGGGVEFGEMSLDALKREFKEELDAEITNIKYVSCLESIFSFNGQPGHEVIQLYECDFVDPKFYELEAVTFNEGKRKKVARWVDLDKCSSGELKVVPELFREYL
- the proB gene encoding glutamate 5-kinase, with translation MSQTIVVKIGTSSVTQPETGSLAIATIATLAETLTELRSNGMRVILVSSGATGVGCERLHLKERPRTIALNQAVAAVGQGRLIRIYDDLFSTLRQPIAQVLLTRQELIQRNSYVNIYNTFQSLLDLEVIPIVNENDTVAVEELNFGDNDTMSALVASLVEADYLFLLTDVDRLYSADPRNDPEAEPIKKVVTRKELEELQANAGKSGSQWGTGGMVTKLEAARIATGAGVKTVITHGRRPQEIHQILSGASIGTQFEAQPRGENARKRWIAYSLVPVGELYLDHGAVKAIRDRGKSLLPAGITHVEGDFQAGEAVTLCDSEGKEIARGLTNYSSAEIRQIQGHKSEKIPLILGYTSAETVIHRDDMVSVL
- a CDS encoding EamA family transporter; this encodes MFYHYLALGISITGGIFGQLLLKSGALKSNTGILFFLDPKLIGGLFLYFLSALFYIFALKKIPLSVAFPSVSISYVVVAYLAHLIWNEPFGINQLLALSLIISGIIILNKF
- the ffh gene encoding signal recognition particle protein, encoding MFDALSESLESAWKKLRGQDKITSSNIKPALQEIRRSLLSADVNLQVVKTFIADVEKAAQGADVISGVRPDQQFIKIVNDELVKVMGESNVPLAQAETPPTIILMAGLQGTGKTTATAKLALHLRKQNRSALMVGTDVYRPAAIDQLKTLGEQIDVPVFEMGTEANPVEVAKQGVEKAKTDGIDTVIIDTAGRLQIDQNMMGELIAVKKAISPHEVLLVVDAMTGQEAASLTDTFHQQVGVTGAILTKLDGDTRGGAALSVRQVSGQPIKFIGVGEKVEALQPFYPERMASRILGMGDVVSLVEKAQEEIDMADAEAMQAKMLEARFDFNDFLKQMRLLKNMGSFGSIMKMIPGMNKLSGSDIEKGETQLKRTEAMINSMTKQEREEPELLAKSPGRRRRVGKGSGHQEKDVSKLVEDFRKMRSMMQQMGQGEMGMPGMGGLGGMFGGGGGNPMGGQPQPGFRQAAGSGKKKKKKKKKKGFGDL
- a CDS encoding type II toxin-antitoxin system HicA family toxin, yielding MKLPRNLSSYDLIRSLSRLGYQVTRQTGSHIRLKTEENGEHHLTIPAHNPIKIGTLNNILKSVAEHFDISRDELLRKLF
- a CDS encoding glycosyltransferase family 2 protein; protein product: MISLVIPIYNEQGILEILYERIKVASAGWNQDYEVIFIDDGSSDYSLEIIQKLNQKDDRVKAISFSRNFGHQTAVSAGLKYSTGEIIVVMDGDLQDPPEQIINFLEQWQQGYQVVYAIRKKRKEAWYKKLAYYSFYRLLNWMSSVKIPLDSGDFCLLDRTIVDHLNSLPERNRFVRGLRAWIGYKQIGIPYERNARLAGEAKYTFRKLIRLAFDGLINFSYRPLQVFTSLGIIVSLLSFLVAIYYLFAWILDPTVREQLPGYTSIIIAILFLGGVQLISIGILGEYIGRIFDEVKARPLFIISQKIGIDQ